Within the Corynebacterium tuberculostearicum genome, the region GCTGCGCGGGTCTGGTCGCGGAAGTCAGTCCCTGCGCCGAGGTCCGCGCCGGAGGTGGGGGCGGTGTGGGCGCGCAGGACGGGCAGGATGGCCTCGGAATCGAGGCGGCCCAAGGTGAATTCGCGTGCGGTGAATAGATCGCGGATGCTGCCGGTGTGCCCGAAGCGCTCGGCCAAACGGGCGATGATTTCGCCGGCCGCACGAGCATCCTCGGTGGCGTCGTGGTGGCTGAAGTCCGGCGCAGACAGGTGGGCGGCGACGGTGGGCAGCTTGTGGTTGCGCACCGAAATAACCTTGGCCTTGGAAGCGTCACGGGACAGTGCCAGGGAGCAGGCCAGCGGCACGGTGGGCACCTCCGCACCGGCGGTAAGCAGGCCGGAGCGCAGCGCGGTGGAATCGAACTGGGCGTTGTGGGCGACAAGCACGTCGCCGCCGAGGAAATCGAAGAGCTCCTTGGCAACGTCGGCAAATGCCGGTGCCCCTTTCACATCGTCCGCGGTAATGCCGTGGATGGAGACGTTGATATCCGCAAAGTGCTCCAAGCCTGGTGGAGGGGTGCACAGCCAGGACCGAGAGGCGGTCTCCTGGCCGTCGCGGAAGCGCACCGCGCCAATTTGGCAGATAGAGCCCCAGTTGTCGTTGGCCGTTTCCACGTCCACGGCAGTGAAATCAAGGCCGGGGATGGTGGTGGCGGAGGAGGGGGCCTCGCCGCGCTGTGCGGCGGAAATGGCGCGGGCGACTGCCTGCGGGGCTTGGTGCGGGGCGAAGGCGATAGTGCCGGCGGCGCCCAAGTCCAGGGCACCGAAGCCGGTGGGGGTCGGTTCACTCACGCGCACGGTGTCGATGGACTCAAGCGGGATATCCTGCGTGGCGGGGGCGCCGAGGCTGGTAGCCAGCAGGGTGCGATGGAGCACGAGTTTATCCGCTGTGACATCGATGAGTGCGCCGTGCGCGGGAAATGACACGAGGGGCCTTTCTCTAGGAATCGAAAACGGGCGGTTCAATCTGACGCAGAATCAGCGTTGAACGCGGCTGCACCGTGATCGTACCCTCTGCCTCAATGAGGGTTTCCTCCGCGGGGTAGCCGCCGGAATCGGCGGTATCGACCATCAGCCGCCACGTAGCGCCGAGATCCTTGGTGGGCAGGGTGAACTCGATTTCGCCGTCGTGGGAGTTGAAGATCATGATGAAGGAATCATCGGTGATGCGCTCGCCGCGGGCGGTGGTTTCCGTAATCGCATTGCCATTGAGGTAGACCATGAGGGCGCGGCCGAAGTCGTGGTCCCAGTCGTCCTGGGTCATCAGGCGGCCCGAAGGAACCAGCCAGGCGATATCGCGTTCCTTAACATCCGCGCCGAGCGGGCCGCCGGCGAGGAAACGCTTGCGGCGGAAGACGGGGTGGTGGTTGCGAATGGACAGCACGCGCTTGGTAAAGCCCAGCATCGCGGCGGATTTTTCTTCCTTCAGCATGGACCAGTCCATCCACGACAGCTCGTTGTCCTGGCAGTAGACGTTATTATTTCCGTCCTGCGTGCGGCCGAATTCATCGCCATGCGAGAGCATAGGAGTGCCCTGGGAAAGCAGGAGAGTGGTTAGGAAGTTGCGGGCCTGGCGGCGGCGTAGCTTGCGGATATC harbors:
- a CDS encoding exonuclease domain-containing protein, whose protein sequence is MSFPAHGALIDVTADKLVLHRTLLATSLGAPATQDIPLESIDTVRVSEPTPTGFGALDLGAAGTIAFAPHQAPQAVARAISAAQRGEAPSSATTIPGLDFTAVDVETANDNWGSICQIGAVRFRDGQETASRSWLCTPPPGLEHFADINVSIHGITADDVKGAPAFADVAKELFDFLGGDVLVAHNAQFDSTALRSGLLTAGAEVPTVPLACSLALSRDASKAKVISVRNHKLPTVAAHLSAPDFSHHDATEDARAAGEIIARLAERFGHTGSIRDLFTAREFTLGRLDSEAILPVLRAHTAPTSGADLGAGTDFRDQTRAAGAKKKKPSGPAPWQAVATPDTIPEPNPDADPEGALYGQHVTLTGDFEPYDKGVLWQGIAERGGQVAKNVTKKTTLLIVGEWAKKTSKEKRAEELQAKGQEIDIWPADKLFAELQLDAEPPF